A stretch of Henckelia pumila isolate YLH828 chromosome 4, ASM3356847v2, whole genome shotgun sequence DNA encodes these proteins:
- the LOC140863564 gene encoding large ribosomal subunit protein uL10, with the protein MAPKVSKADKKISYDQKLCKLLDEYTQVLLAVADNVGSNQLQNIRKGLRGDSVVLMGKNTMMKRSIRIHAEKTGNNAILNLIPLLVGNVGLIFTKGDLKEVSEEVAKYQVGAPARVGLVAPIDVVVPPGNTGLDPSQTSFFQVLNIPTKINKGTVEIITPVELIKKGDKVGSSEAALLAKLGIRPFSYGLIIITVYDNGSVFSPEVLDLTEDDLIEKFATGVSMVTSLSLAISYPTLAAAPHMFINAYKNVLAIAVETDYSFPQADKVKEYLADPSKFAVAAAPVAASDAGGAPAAAAKEEEKKEEPAEESDDDMGFSLFD; encoded by the exons ATGGCACCCAAGGTTTCCAAGGCCGACAAGAAGATCTCGTACGACCAGAAACTCTGCAAACTCCTCGATGAGTACACGCAGGTTTTGCTTGCTGTGGCGGATAATGTTGGGTCGAATCAGTTGCAGAACATTAGGAAGGGTTTGAGAGGTGATTCTGTGGTGCTCATGGGTAAGAATACTATGATGAAGAGGAGCATTAGGATTCATGCTGAGAAAACTGGAAACAACGCCATCCTGAACCTTATTCCTCTCCTTGTC GGAAACGTGGGACTCATCTTCACCAAGGGTGACCTGAAGGAAGTCAGTGAGGAAGTTGCCAAGTACCAG GTTGGAGCTCCTGCTCGTGTTGGTTTGGTGGCTCCAATCGATGTTGTTGTCCCACCTGGGAACACTGGTCTCGATCCATCACAAACATCATTTTTCCAG GTTCTCAACATTCCAACCAAGATTAACAAGGGTACTGTTGAAATTATCACCCCTGTCGAACTTATCAAGAAAGGTGACAAAGTCGGTTCCTCTGAAGCTGCATTGCTTGCAAAACTTGGAATTAGGCCATTCTCATATGGTCTAATCATCATAACTGTCTACGATAATGGATCAGTGTTCAGCCCCGAGGTGCTTGATTTGACAGAAGATGATCTCATTGAGAAGTTTGCCACGGGTGTTTCCATGGTCACTTCCTTGTCACTTGCCATCTCGTACCCAACACTTGCCGCTGCACCCCACATGTTCATTAATGCCTACAAGAACGTTTTGGCAATTGCGGTTGAAACTGATTACTCCTTCCCGCAAGCGGATAAAGTTAAGGAGTATCTTGCG GATCCAAGCAAGTTTGCCGTTGCAGCTGCTCCAGTGGCTGCTTCGGATGCTGGTGGTGCTCCAGCTGCAGCAGCCAAAGAGGAGGAGAAGAAAGAAGAGCCTGCTGAGGAGTCTGACGACGATATGGGTTTTAGTCTTTTCGATTAA